Genomic segment of Chloracidobacterium sp. N:
TGCGTGTTGGCGAAGGTCGTGCTGTACGGCGTATAGAACGTCCACCCCGTATCAATCCCGCCCACGGCCACCACCCACAGGGTAAACAGCGAGCCGATGACGAAGATGTACCAGCTCAGCAGGTTGAGCCTGGGAAAGGCCACGTCCTTGGCGCCAATCATCAGCGGGATGAGGAAATTGCCCAGGGTGGCCGGAATCGAGGGCACGAGGAAGAAGAAAATGAGAATCACCCCGTGCAGCGTGAAGAACTTGTTGTACGTATCCGCTGTGAACATGTCCGCCTGGGGCGTCAGCAGTTCGAGCCGGATGAGCAGCGCGAAGAAGCCGCCAAGGAAGAACATCAGCGTGATGGAAACCATGTAGAGCAGACCAATCCGCTTGTGGTCGGTCGTGAAGAGCCACGATTTCCACCCGTAGTGGGAGTTCAGATAGTGAATGCGCGGTAGGGAGACGTTTTCTTCAATCATGGTGTCACTCGGTGCGGGCCAGAAAGCTGCCGGCTGGCGGAATCACTTGGGTATCAATTGGGTTTCGGACGGGTCCCTTCTGACGCCGGGGGCGGCGTAGGGACCGCACCAGCGGGTGCCGTGGTCGCCGGAGGTGATGTGCCCGGCGTCATACTGGGTTTGACGTTGCCGGTGGGGAGCGTCTGGTCGGGATTCTGACCGGCCGGGCGCGGGGCCGGCGCCGTCGGCGGCGCCACCGGCTCAAACTGCTCGTACTTCTTGCCCAGGTGTTTGATGTAGGCCACCAACTCGATGATTTGTTCCTCGGTCAGTTGCCCATCGTAGCCGGGCATGATGTTGTCGTAACCGGCAGCAATCTTGACACCGGGTTTGAGGATGGACTCGCGGATGTAGTTTTCGTCCGCGACGATGACCTCGCCGGTCGTAAGCTGGACGTTGCGCCCGTACAGTCCGGGCAGGTAGGGCCCACGGGCTTCGGCATCGCCGGTGTGGCAGCCATTGCAGGCGAGCTTGTTGAACAGCGCCTCGCCGCGCAGTGCCAGCGAGCCGGTCGCCGCCCCGTTGAGCCAAGTTTGGTATTCATGCGGTTCGAGGGCCACGACCGAGCCAATCATGTTGGCGTGTTCCGTGCCGCAATACTGCGAGCAGAACATGTGGTACGTCCCCGGCTTGGTTGCCTCAAACCAGACTTCCGTGTACCGCTTGGGAATCACGTCCATGTGAATCCGAAAGGCTGGCACGAACATGCTGTGGATGACATCTTCCGACACCATGACCAGTTTGACGGGTTTCCCGACGGGGATGTGCAGCATGTTGATCTCACGCTGTCCGTCCGGGTGCTGAAACTTCCACATCCACTGGCGCCCCGTGCAGGCAATTTCCAGCGCGTCTTTCGGAGCTTTGGCATCCGCGAAGTACAGAAAAGCACCCCAGCCGAAAAACGACATGAAAAACAGCGAGGGGATGATGATCCACGCCCACTCCAGTGCAACGGGGACATGGGCCTCTTCCGCCAACTGGTCGGGCGTCCGCCGGCGATATTTGACGGCAAAGTAGAAAATCAGCAGAACAATGGCGATCGAGACGCCGCCGCAGACCGCGAGCATGAAGAAGTACAGGGCATCCACGTTGGGCGCATTCGCCGATGCCTGTTCTGGAAACAGCGGCAGCCGCAGCGCCGCTGCCGTCCAATTGAAGCATGTGGTCAATATGGTCAATGGCATCATGACAACATCCCTATCCGGCATTGGCCGTGGTTGAACCGGCAGCCAGCGCCTGCCGTTCCTTGCGTTCCTGCCACAGGAAATAACCAATCAGGCTGCCGAGCAGCAGCACCGTCAGAACTGCGAAAATCTTGACGGCCGTCAGAATCAGGGGCGTGTAGCGCCCGGTCACGGGGTCGTAGTGGAAGCAGTAGAGCAGAACCTGCTCGACCGGACTGCCGATCTTGCCCTGTGAGGACTGAATGAGCGCGAAGCGCAAGTCATTGGGGCGGTATTCGACGCCGTAGAAGTAGTGTGAAAGCTGGCCCTGGGGGGTGGCGACCATGATGGCGCTGGCGTGCGCATACTGCTGGGTGGCTTCATCCCAGGCGTAACGGAAGCCAAGCGCCGCCGCCAGCCGGGAGACCTCTTCTTCCCGTCCGGTCAGGAAGTGCCAGCCGCCTTCCGTGCCGGGACGGCCGTAACGTTTGAGGTAGCTCTGCTTCTTGCCGGCCGCCAGTTCCGCCGTCTCGCGCGGATCAATGCTCACAATCACCACTTCAAAGTCCTGCCCCGGCATGTAGTGGACTTCGCGCAGGCCCTTGATGATGCCGTTGATGATCTGGGTGCAGAGCATCGGGCAGGTGAAATAGACCGGCGCCAGAATGACCGGCTTATCCGTGAAGTAGGTGCGCAGTGGACGCTCCTGGCCGGTTTCATCCCGCAACTGGACATCGAGAGGAAGCTGTGCGCCCAGGTTCTGCGTGACG
This window contains:
- the coxB gene encoding cytochrome c oxidase subunit II, with amino-acid sequence MMPLTILTTCFNWTAAALRLPLFPEQASANAPNVDALYFFMLAVCGGVSIAIVLLIFYFAVKYRRRTPDQLAEEAHVPVALEWAWIIIPSLFFMSFFGWGAFLYFADAKAPKDALEIACTGRQWMWKFQHPDGQREINMLHIPVGKPVKLVMVSEDVIHSMFVPAFRIHMDVIPKRYTEVWFEATKPGTYHMFCSQYCGTEHANMIGSVVALEPHEYQTWLNGAATGSLALRGEALFNKLACNGCHTGDAEARGPYLPGLYGRNVQLTTGEVIVADENYIRESILKPGVKIAAGYDNIMPGYDGQLTEEQIIELVAYIKHLGKKYEQFEPVAPPTAPAPRPAGQNPDQTLPTGNVKPSMTPGTSPPATTAPAGAVPTPPPASEGTRPKPN
- a CDS encoding SCO family protein, whose amino-acid sequence is MKNVFATVWLICLGCVLATPPALAQYGVGQQVEMPSQTGMPSGSPELLKQIGVTQNLGAQLPLDVQLRDETGQERPLRTYFTDKPVILAPVYFTCPMLCTQIINGIIKGLREVHYMPGQDFEVVIVSIDPRETAELAAGKKQSYLKRYGRPGTEGGWHFLTGREEEVSRLAAALGFRYAWDEATQQYAHASAIMVATPQGQLSHYFYGVEYRPNDLRFALIQSSQGKIGSPVEQVLLYCFHYDPVTGRYTPLILTAVKIFAVLTVLLLGSLIGYFLWQERKERQALAAGSTTANAG